A region of the Flavobacteriaceae bacterium MAR_2010_188 genome:
TTTAAAAAAGGGCGAGCCGAACATTTACCCTATAAGAAAGATTTGCGAAATATCTTTGATGTTTTAAAGCCGAATGCTTAATGAATATTTATAAACTCATAAGTCTTAACCGAATTATTACAAATCATCGGATAAAATTTTTTGGGATTTATTTATTGCATAAGTTGAATAAGCGCTACTTAGCAGTTAACATTGATCCTGTTCTTGCCTGCAACCTCAGATGTAAAATGTGCTATTTTACAGATGAAGATTACGTGAAAAATAATAAAGGACAGTTTCTTTTGAAAGACCTAAAATTGGTGGCCGACCGGATATTTGACCGCGCCCTAAAACTACAGATTGGTTGTGGTACCGAGCCTACTTTATACAAAAACTTACCAGAATTGGTGCGGTTGGGAAAAGCGCATCATGTGCCATACATATCCTTGACCACCAACGCCAACTTACTTAACCACGATAAGATTGAAGAGCTTTTAGATGCAGGTCTTAATGAGTTTACCATTTCCTTGCACGGTGTAACTAAAGATAGTTACGAAGGCTTTATGCAGAACGCGAGTTATGAAAAGTTTATGGACGTTTTTCAAATTTTGAAAAGATTAAAGAAGGAAAGAGAATTCAAGGTTAGGATTAATTACACTTTCAACAAGGATAATTTTT
Encoded here:
- a CDS encoding Radical SAM superfamily protein; translation: MNIYKLISLNRIITNHRIKFFGIYLLHKLNKRYLAVNIDPVLACNLRCKMCYFTDEDYVKNNKGQFLLKDLKLVADRIFDRALKLQIGCGTEPTLYKNLPELVRLGKAHHVPYISLTTNANLLNHDKIEELLDAGLNEFTISLHGVTKDSYEGFMQNASYEKFMDVFQILKRLKKEREFKVRINYTFNKDNFYELSTFFEHFDGDSFDILQIRPIQNLGNTDYQDFDITSLIDDYPKLISNIRKECRKFGITLMVPNKLETLKQTNKSSYIFDYTFCYISPNKFWKDGFDWRNETFNQFSERINWSHSLLKNVFKSNEQMSSTSKRLNYEIEFN